A window of Aliarcobacter trophiarum LMG 25534 contains these coding sequences:
- a CDS encoding RrF2 family transcriptional regulator, with protein sequence MLLTKKSEYALLSLISISKHNEPVNVDILSKELEISKSFLAKIMQSLAKADLVISHRGVNGGFVLNKPIDELTILEIVVAAEEKNPMVFECSDAISSCPNNKAKLCTIWPLLNNLQFKVNDFLAKLTLKDIA encoded by the coding sequence ATGTTATTAACAAAAAAGAGTGAATATGCGCTACTATCTTTGATTTCTATATCAAAGCACAATGAACCTGTAAATGTAGATATTTTATCAAAAGAATTAGAAATCTCAAAATCATTTTTAGCAAAAATTATGCAAAGCTTGGCAAAAGCTGATTTAGTAATATCTCATAGAGGGGTAAATGGTGGTTTTGTTTTAAATAAACCAATAGATGAACTTACAATTTTGGAAATTGTTGTTGCTGCTGAAGAGAAAAATCCAATGGTTTTTGAGTGTTCAGATGCAATAAGCTCTTGTCCAAACAATAAAGCAAAGCTTTGTACAATTTGGCCACTTTTAAATAATTTACAATTTAAAGTAAATGACTTTTTAGCAAAATTAACACTAAAAGATATTGCATGA
- a CDS encoding aldolase/citrate lyase family protein: MSQTVKLDIPEFLNIGVACTSAWVGTAKEDNVAMIIEDDKLGTDTVTYKDLATKSDQVSNFFTNKIGLKPRDRVLVCLKNSLAYPISFFGVMKGGMIAVPTSTLLSGSEVKYLAEDSQAKAIVLSASMFENLVPYLENLDNLKTIVVAGIDSVENLNKPKDIEVFALNEIFEKCEKSANHYNSKSGEPAYLVYTSGTTGYPKGVLHSHRSLIGRKPATDFWFDFKENDRIMHSGKFNWTYVLGSALMDPLFNGHTVIAYEGSNDASTWINLIKKHNCTIFIGVPTIYRQIIQKTDFTLDDCPSLRYCMSAGEHLSDEMLGLWRDRFKQDIFEAIGMSECSYYISHSKNNPIRPGSAGFPQPGHIVKLLNPETLEEVGIEEEGMICIGEDDPGLFLEYWQLEEETLKAKHDGYFFTGDYARKDKDGYIWFIGRKDDIINTFGFRVSPHEIERVVKTHPDVADCVAFGLDIEKEKTIVAIAVVGHSTLSKEQEQNILKFAQNNLAKYKAPKEIFTMSDYPRTKNGKVLRKQLVKDLHEQYFAIVKGEEIVEYKARRSMLLVPAYNKHNVEKARTVLADTLIFDLEAILEDQREIARETLREVYKEGGTKFGESERVLRINNLGSEDLKKDLALAKDIELDGLLFSKIDKKEDVLEAVKLIEAVNPNLTLMIMIETPLSVLNIQEICAASSKVEVVVVGSNKLANRLQIDIKRGSKAIVTYLAQIALASKAYNKTVIDGPHFDVLDEFACEDSTKDAFNLGFDGKSLIHPIQIEYINDIFTPKQAEVEDYEEMIRRYEDANKQGKEVIMYNNKLVDSSRIAWARKMIKLYETYKALGQNLFGK; this comes from the coding sequence ATGAGTCAAACAGTAAAATTAGATATACCTGAATTTTTAAATATTGGAGTCGCTTGTACATCTGCTTGGGTTGGTACAGCAAAAGAAGATAATGTTGCTATGATTATTGAAGATGATAAACTAGGAACTGATACAGTAACTTATAAAGATTTAGCAACAAAATCAGATCAAGTTTCAAACTTCTTTACAAACAAAATTGGTCTAAAGCCTAGAGATAGAGTTTTAGTTTGTCTTAAAAACTCTTTAGCATACCCAATATCATTTTTTGGAGTTATGAAAGGTGGAATGATTGCAGTTCCTACTTCAACACTTTTAAGTGGTAGTGAAGTTAAATATTTAGCTGAAGATTCTCAAGCAAAAGCAATAGTTTTATCTGCTTCTATGTTTGAAAACCTAGTTCCATATTTAGAAAACTTAGATAATTTAAAAACAATAGTTGTAGCAGGAATTGATAGTGTTGAAAATCTAAATAAACCAAAAGATATAGAGGTTTTTGCACTAAATGAGATTTTTGAAAAATGTGAAAAAAGTGCAAATCACTACAATTCAAAATCAGGAGAACCTGCATATTTAGTATATACATCTGGAACAACTGGTTATCCAAAAGGAGTTTTACACTCTCATAGATCACTAATTGGAAGAAAACCAGCAACAGATTTTTGGTTTGATTTTAAAGAGAATGATAGAATTATGCACTCTGGGAAATTTAACTGGACTTATGTATTAGGTTCAGCTTTAATGGATCCACTATTTAACGGTCACACAGTTATTGCTTATGAAGGTTCAAATGATGCTTCAACATGGATTAATCTAATCAAAAAACATAACTGTACAATTTTTATTGGAGTTCCAACTATTTATAGACAAATTATCCAAAAAACAGACTTTACACTAGATGATTGTCCAAGTTTAAGATATTGTATGAGTGCTGGAGAGCATTTAAGTGATGAGATGTTGGGGCTTTGGAGAGATAGATTTAAACAAGATATTTTTGAAGCAATTGGTATGAGTGAGTGTTCATACTATATTTCACACTCAAAAAACAATCCAATAAGACCAGGAAGTGCCGGTTTCCCACAACCAGGACATATTGTAAAACTATTAAATCCAGAGACACTTGAAGAAGTTGGTATTGAAGAAGAAGGTATGATTTGTATAGGAGAAGATGATCCCGGACTATTTTTAGAGTATTGGCAACTAGAAGAAGAGACTTTAAAAGCAAAACATGATGGATATTTCTTTACAGGTGATTATGCAAGAAAAGATAAAGATGGATATATCTGGTTTATCGGTAGAAAAGATGATATTATCAACACTTTTGGATTTAGAGTAAGTCCACATGAAATTGAAAGAGTTGTAAAAACTCATCCTGATGTTGCTGATTGTGTTGCTTTTGGTCTTGATATTGAAAAAGAGAAAACAATTGTTGCAATTGCTGTTGTTGGGCACTCTACACTAAGTAAAGAGCAAGAGCAAAATATTTTAAAATTTGCTCAAAACAATCTTGCAAAATACAAAGCTCCAAAAGAGATCTTTACAATGAGTGATTATCCTAGAACAAAAAATGGAAAAGTTCTTAGAAAACAGCTTGTAAAAGATCTACATGAACAATATTTTGCAATAGTAAAAGGTGAAGAGATAGTTGAATACAAAGCTAGAAGATCAATGCTACTAGTTCCTGCATATAACAAACACAATGTAGAAAAAGCTAGAACTGTTCTTGCTGATACACTTATTTTCGATTTAGAAGCTATCTTAGAAGACCAAAGAGAGATTGCAAGAGAGACTTTAAGAGAGGTTTATAAAGAGGGTGGAACTAAATTTGGAGAGAGTGAAAGAGTATTAAGAATAAACAATCTAGGAAGTGAAGATTTGAAAAAAGATTTAGCTTTAGCAAAAGATATAGAGCTAGATGGTTTACTATTCTCTAAAATTGATAAAAAAGAGGATGTATTAGAGGCCGTTAAACTTATAGAAGCTGTTAATCCAAACTTAACTTTGATGATTATGATTGAAACTCCACTATCTGTTTTAAATATTCAAGAGATTTGTGCAGCTAGTTCAAAAGTTGAAGTTGTAGTTGTTGGTTCAAATAAACTTGCAAATAGACTTCAAATTGATATTAAAAGAGGTTCAAAAGCTATTGTTACATATTTAGCTCAAATTGCACTTGCTTCAAAAGCTTATAATAAAACTGTAATAGATGGTCCACACTTTGATGTTTTAGATGAATTTGCTTGTGAAGACTCTACAAAAGATGCATTTAATCTAGGATTTGATGGAAAATCACTTATCCATCCAATTCAAATTGAGTATATAAATGATATTTTCACTCCAAAACAAGCGGAAGTTGAAGATTATGAAGAGATGATAAGAAGATATGAAGATGCGAATAAACAAGGTAAAGAGGTAATTATGTACAATAATAAACTTGTTGATTCTTCAAGAATAGCTTGGGCTAGAAAAATGATTAAACTTTATGAGACTTATAAAGCTCTTGGTCAAAATTTATTTGGTAAATAA
- a CDS encoding MaoC family dehydratase translates to MSKISNKINFGNYFEDFSIGQKIVHPLPRTISEGDVSLYIAFTGSRFSLHSSDIVAKEMGYNKRPIDDILMFHLTFGKSVQDISLNAIANLGYAEVSFVNPVYVGDTVSMTSSVIGLKENSNGKSGVVYVHSIGVNQDGNEVLNFKRWVMVHKKDHSIKSDINVVPTFEKSAPINIVNIPTIKKVDTDASGGEFFFEDYEVGERLNHPEGITIDNSDHTLATKLYQNNAKVHFNDHMMKSTPMGQRLMYGGIIISIARAISHNGLFNAQWVYAINSGSHSNPTYAGDTIYAYTEILEKIEVNRDDIALLRVRTIALKNQNPKEIENPKEIENAKGEDGKYLPNVVLDLDYTVVIPKKSTKK, encoded by the coding sequence TTGTCAAAGATTAGTAATAAAATAAATTTTGGTAACTATTTTGAAGATTTCTCTATTGGTCAAAAAATAGTTCATCCACTTCCACGAACTATTAGCGAAGGTGATGTATCTTTATACATAGCCTTTACTGGAAGTAGATTCTCTCTACATTCAAGTGATATTGTGGCAAAAGAGATGGGATATAATAAAAGACCAATTGATGATATTTTAATGTTTCATTTAACATTTGGAAAATCTGTTCAAGATATATCTTTAAATGCAATTGCAAATTTAGGATATGCTGAAGTATCTTTTGTAAATCCTGTTTATGTTGGAGATACAGTTAGTATGACTTCATCTGTAATTGGACTAAAAGAGAACTCAAATGGAAAGAGTGGAGTTGTTTATGTTCACTCTATTGGAGTAAATCAAGATGGGAATGAGGTTTTAAACTTCAAAAGATGGGTTATGGTTCACAAAAAAGACCACTCTATAAAAAGTGATATAAATGTTGTTCCTACTTTTGAAAAAAGTGCCCCAATAAATATTGTAAATATTCCAACTATTAAAAAAGTTGATACAGATGCAAGTGGTGGAGAGTTTTTCTTTGAAGATTATGAAGTAGGAGAGAGACTTAATCATCCTGAAGGAATTACTATTGATAATAGTGATCATACCCTTGCAACAAAACTTTACCAAAACAATGCAAAGGTACATTTCAATGACCATATGATGAAATCAACTCCTATGGGTCAAAGACTTATGTATGGTGGAATTATTATCTCAATAGCACGAGCAATCTCACATAATGGGCTTTTTAATGCTCAGTGGGTATATGCAATAAATAGTGGAAGCCATAGTAATCCTACATATGCTGGAGATACTATTTATGCTTACACTGAAATTTTAGAGAAGATTGAGGTAAATAGAGATGATATTGCTCTTTTAAGAGTAAGAACAATTGCACTTAAAAATCAAAATCCAAAAGAGATAGAAAATCCAAAAGAGATAGAAAATGCAAAAGGTGAAGATGGAAAGTATCTTCCAAATGTAGTTTTAGATTTAGATTACACAGTTGTAATCCCAAAAAAATCAACAAAAAAATAA
- a CDS encoding CoA-binding protein produces MECEFPTVNSNKDEIKAIFEETKTIAIVGLSPDSEKASNKVAAYLQSKGFKIIPIYPKEDEILGEKVYRSLAEIPFDIDIVDIFRKPDAIAKVVDEAVALKNEKNIKTVWFQLGLSNNEAAKKALDNGLKVVQNKCTKIEHKAIY; encoded by the coding sequence ATGGAGTGTGAATTTCCAACAGTAAACTCAAATAAAGATGAGATTAAAGCTATTTTTGAAGAGACAAAAACTATTGCAATAGTAGGTCTTTCACCAGATAGTGAAAAAGCTTCAAATAAAGTGGCAGCTTATTTACAAAGTAAAGGTTTCAAAATTATTCCTATTTATCCAAAAGAGGATGAAATTTTAGGAGAGAAAGTTTATAGAAGTTTGGCTGAAATACCTTTTGATATTGATATTGTTGATATTTTTAGAAAACCAGATGCTATAGCAAAGGTTGTAGATGAGGCAGTAGCTTTAAAAAATGAGAAAAATATAAAAACTGTTTGGTTTCAACTAGGGCTTTCAAATAATGAAGCTGCTAAAAAAGCTCTTGATAATGGTTTAAAAGTTGTACAAAATAAGTGTACAAAGATTGAGCATAAGGCAATTTATTAA
- a CDS encoding fumarate hydratase, translated as MSKKITEQDIIDSVASACQFISFYHPEDFVKGMVEAYENEKSDAAKNAIGQILINSKMCAMGHRPLCQDTGSVNIFVKVGLKANLDITKNLEDLLNEGVAKGYTDPDNTLRYSVVADPAGKRVNTKNNTPAVIHVSVDNSDRLDITVAAKGGGSENKSKFAVLNPSDSIYDWVMANVKDMGAGWCPPGILGIGIGGNPEKSMLLAKESLMGHVDIHELKARGPQNPLEELRLKLYEDINKLGIGAQGLGGLTTVLDVKILDYPCHAASLPVAMIPNCAATRHIHFELNGNGPAKFNKPDLDLWPDIKLPMDTIKRVNIEDLTKENLSQFKSGDTLLLSGKILTARDAAHKKIVEYKNAGKPLPNGVDLKDKFIYYVGPVDPVKGEVVGPAGPTTSTRMDKFTKDMMEIGIMGMIGKGERKQPTIDLIKDYKSIYLIATGGAAYLIAQSIKGAKTLAFEELGMEAIYEFEVKDMPVTVAVDTEGNSIHTTGPAKWRTINK; from the coding sequence ATGAGTAAAAAGATCACAGAACAAGATATTATTGATTCAGTTGCAAGTGCCTGTCAATTTATCTCGTTTTATCATCCAGAAGATTTTGTAAAAGGTATGGTTGAAGCATATGAAAATGAGAAAAGCGATGCTGCTAAAAATGCAATTGGGCAAATATTAATAAACTCAAAAATGTGTGCTATGGGTCATAGACCATTATGCCAAGATACAGGAAGTGTTAATATTTTTGTAAAAGTTGGTTTAAAAGCTAACTTAGATATTACAAAAAATTTAGAAGATTTATTAAATGAAGGTGTAGCAAAAGGTTATACTGATCCTGATAATACTCTTAGATATTCAGTTGTAGCAGATCCTGCAGGAAAAAGAGTAAATACAAAAAATAATACACCAGCAGTAATTCATGTAAGTGTTGATAACTCTGATAGACTTGATATTACAGTTGCAGCAAAAGGTGGAGGAAGTGAAAATAAATCTAAATTTGCTGTTTTAAATCCTAGTGATAGTATTTATGATTGGGTTATGGCAAATGTAAAAGATATGGGTGCAGGATGGTGTCCTCCTGGAATTTTAGGAATTGGAATTGGTGGAAATCCTGAAAAATCAATGCTTTTAGCAAAAGAGTCTTTAATGGGACATGTTGATATCCACGAACTAAAAGCAAGAGGTCCACAAAATCCACTTGAAGAGTTAAGACTAAAACTTTATGAAGATATAAACAAACTAGGAATTGGAGCTCAAGGTCTTGGTGGTCTTACAACAGTTTTAGATGTTAAAATCTTAGATTATCCTTGTCATGCTGCTTCTTTACCTGTTGCTATGATTCCAAACTGTGCAGCAACAAGACATATTCATTTTGAACTAAATGGAAATGGACCAGCTAAGTTTAATAAACCTGATTTAGACCTTTGGCCAGATATTAAACTTCCAATGGACACAATTAAAAGAGTAAATATTGAAGATTTAACAAAAGAGAATTTATCTCAATTTAAATCAGGAGATACACTTTTACTTTCTGGAAAAATATTAACTGCTAGAGATGCTGCTCATAAAAAAATAGTTGAGTATAAAAATGCTGGAAAACCACTTCCAAATGGAGTTGATTTAAAAGATAAATTTATCTACTATGTAGGTCCGGTTGATCCTGTTAAAGGTGAAGTTGTAGGACCAGCAGGACCAACAACATCTACAAGAATGGATAAATTTACAAAAGATATGATGGAAATTGGTATTATGGGAATGATTGGAAAAGGTGAGAGAAAACAACCAACAATTGATTTAATAAAAGATTATAAATCTATCTATCTTATTGCAACTGGTGGTGCTGCTTACTTAATCGCTCAATCAATTAAAGGTGCAAAAACTCTAGCATTTGAAGAGCTAGGAATGGAAGCTATTTATGAGTTTGAAGTAAAAGATATGCCTGTAACTGTTGCTGTTGATACAGAAGGTAACTCTATTCATACAACAGGACCTGCAAAATGGAGAACTATTAATAAGTAA
- the rpsO gene encoding 30S ribosomal protein S15 encodes MALDQELKASIVAKYGRKDGDTGSAEVQIALLSEQIKTLTEHLKVFKKDHSSRLGLLKMVGKRKKLLTYLKKSDYSRFTSVVESLGIRAK; translated from the coding sequence ATGGCTTTAGATCAGGAATTAAAAGCGAGTATTGTTGCAAAATATGGAAGAAAAGATGGTGACACAGGTTCTGCCGAGGTTCAAATTGCACTATTAAGTGAACAAATTAAAACTTTAACAGAGCATTTAAAAGTGTTTAAAAAAGACCACTCTTCAAGACTTGGACTACTTAAAATGGTAGGAAAAAGAAAAAAACTTTTAACATACTTAAAAAAATCAGACTATTCAAGATTTACATCTGTAGTTGAGAGCTTAGGAATTAGAGCTAAATAA
- a CDS encoding HpcH/HpaI aldolase/citrate lyase family protein, with amino-acid sequence MTHPKEALFESGKSLPIIPTCEHFAGSEKLILKGFEMQKKLGPVFDITCDCEDGAETGKEVEHAQMIVRVVNSAENPYKMAGTRIHDHSHPDWRQDVDILVAGAGENLAYITLPKSTCYEDAKTQIEYIQAVAKKAGIKREIPIHILIETHGALQDVEKLATLPWLQVLDFGLMDFVSGYQGAIPAINMRSPGQFEHRLIGAAKARVAQAAIQNCVIPCHNVTLDLKNPYQTYKDAERARNEFGFMRMWSIYPTQVQAIVDAMKPDFTELEAAQNILIKAQDAEWGPIQYDGELHDRATYRYFWELVQRAKYSGAKLQDIVEQRFFA; translated from the coding sequence ATGACACACCCAAAAGAAGCTTTATTTGAATCTGGTAAATCTTTACCAATTATTCCAACTTGTGAACACTTTGCAGGAAGCGAAAAGCTAATCCTAAAAGGTTTTGAAATGCAAAAAAAACTAGGACCTGTTTTTGATATTACTTGTGATTGTGAAGATGGTGCAGAAACTGGTAAAGAAGTTGAACATGCTCAAATGATTGTAAGAGTTGTAAACTCTGCTGAAAACCCATATAAAATGGCAGGTACAAGAATTCATGACCACTCTCATCCAGATTGGAGACAAGATGTTGATATTTTAGTAGCTGGTGCTGGAGAAAATTTAGCATATATTACACTTCCTAAATCAACTTGTTATGAAGATGCAAAAACTCAAATTGAGTATATTCAAGCTGTTGCAAAAAAAGCTGGAATTAAAAGAGAGATTCCAATTCATATCTTAATAGAAACTCACGGAGCTCTACAAGATGTTGAAAAATTAGCAACTCTTCCTTGGCTACAAGTACTTGATTTTGGTTTAATGGACTTTGTAAGTGGTTATCAAGGAGCTATTCCTGCAATAAATATGAGAAGTCCTGGACAATTTGAGCACAGACTTATTGGTGCTGCAAAAGCAAGAGTTGCACAAGCTGCTATTCAAAATTGTGTAATTCCTTGTCATAATGTAACACTTGATCTTAAAAATCCATACCAAACATATAAAGATGCTGAAAGAGCTAGAAATGAGTTTGGATTTATGAGAATGTGGTCAATTTACCCAACACAAGTTCAAGCAATTGTAGATGCTATGAAACCAGACTTTACAGAACTTGAAGCTGCACAAAATATCCTAATCAAAGCTCAAGATGCTGAGTGGGGACCAATCCAATATGATGGTGAGTTACACGATAGAGCAACTTATAGATATTTTTGGGAATTAGTTCAAAGAGCTAAATACTCAGGAGCAAAACTTCAAGATATAGTTGAGCAAAGATTTTTTGCTTAA
- a CDS encoding DHH family phosphoesterase: MNSIRLFHISHTDLDGYTCQFLTNKIFKEKHFYNANYGLEVKQALKQAIIDIKNYQDEKLLFLISDLNLNPQESIELDKEIKTLKDSGFDITLQLLDHHITGKVSAEKYDWYFLDDKRCATKIVFDYLVENFSKDINEYEALINCVNAVDIWLEKEKENFEFGKVLMSSVIKAREINQILFSSLDREYKFFILEKSKEFLNLENRHIVFDNSIHSIKKEFLKDSFDDTLDNLSATYLVKSLDKIKEDLTIFYNGQKGLMTYCLGSISIPANSFLRANSDYDFFVDISRKGNASFRADGKLDVSQLASKLGNGGGHVNASGCKFDDFVDTINLQEVKAYIQKKLDNLK; encoded by the coding sequence ATGAATAGTATAAGACTTTTTCATATTTCTCATACAGATTTAGATGGATATACTTGTCAATTTCTGACAAATAAGATTTTTAAAGAGAAGCACTTTTACAATGCAAACTATGGTTTAGAAGTTAAACAAGCTCTCAAACAAGCTATTATTGATATTAAAAATTATCAAGATGAAAAGCTACTATTTTTAATAAGTGACTTAAATTTAAATCCTCAAGAGAGTATAGAACTAGATAAAGAGATAAAAACTCTAAAAGATAGTGGTTTTGATATAACTTTACAACTTTTAGATCATCATATAACAGGAAAGGTAAGTGCAGAAAAGTATGATTGGTATTTTTTGGATGACAAAAGATGTGCTACAAAAATAGTTTTTGACTATCTTGTAGAAAACTTTTCAAAAGATATAAATGAGTATGAAGCTCTTATAAACTGTGTAAATGCTGTTGATATTTGGCTAGAAAAGGAAAAAGAAAACTTTGAATTTGGAAAAGTTTTGATGAGTTCTGTTATAAAAGCAAGAGAGATAAATCAAATACTTTTTTCTTCACTTGATAGAGAGTATAAATTTTTTATTTTAGAAAAATCAAAAGAATTTTTAAATTTAGAAAATCGTCATATAGTTTTTGATAATAGTATTCACTCAATAAAAAAAGAGTTTTTGAAAGATAGTTTTGATGATACTTTGGACAATCTAAGTGCTACTTATTTGGTAAAATCATTAGATAAAATAAAAGAGGATTTAACTATATTTTATAATGGTCAAAAAGGACTTATGACTTACTGTCTTGGTTCTATTTCAATTCCTGCAAATAGTTTTTTAAGAGCCAATAGTGATTATGATTTTTTTGTAGATATAAGTAGAAAAGGAAATGCCTCTTTTAGAGCTGATGGAAAGCTAGATGTTTCACAACTAGCCTCTAAGTTAGGAAATGGTGGAGGGCATGTAAATGCAAGTGGTTGTAAATTTGATGATTTTGTTGATACAATAAATTTACAAGAAGTAAAAGCTTATATTCAAAAAAAATTGGATAATTTGAAATAA
- a CDS encoding DUF5718 family protein: MNLLEDLKDYLGFAVAGNFANHLGEAGEADEFSIIETKEKDAPKGMFPFYIKGHDSFLGTYPICDEVILTHGRECDNLQVEAEVALICDFVYESEKIVDIIPKYFTAFNDCSIRVQDGSKLSTKKNWGTNTKGISQDIIAIDNFSENGVLGKYHISSFIKRDGIVCDYGTTSAVKSYSYFFEKLKYWMIDILNCQEDCGPLEELGQFLKYAHNSKGILIAAGATAYTDFGKKNFLKKGDEIFVYVYNAHAHSFQDIMNDMCGMDTFLGQCSKLHQIVK; this comes from the coding sequence ATGAATTTATTAGAAGATTTAAAAGATTATTTAGGATTTGCAGTTGCCGGAAACTTTGCAAATCATTTAGGAGAAGCTGGAGAAGCGGATGAGTTTTCTATTATAGAGACAAAAGAAAAAGATGCTCCAAAGGGTATGTTCCCTTTTTATATAAAAGGTCATGATAGTTTTCTAGGAACTTACCCTATTTGTGATGAAGTTATTTTAACTCATGGAAGAGAGTGTGATAATCTTCAAGTTGAAGCAGAAGTAGCTTTAATTTGTGATTTTGTATATGAAAGCGAAAAAATAGTAGATATTATTCCCAAATACTTTACAGCATTCAATGATTGCTCTATTCGAGTTCAAGATGGTAGCAAACTTAGTACAAAGAAGAACTGGGGAACAAATACAAAAGGAATTTCACAAGACATTATAGCTATTGATAACTTTAGTGAAAATGGAGTTTTAGGTAAATATCATATCTCTTCATTTATAAAAAGAGATGGTATTGTTTGTGATTATGGAACAACTAGTGCAGTAAAATCTTACAGCTATTTTTTTGAAAAGCTAAAATACTGGATGATTGATATTTTAAATTGCCAAGAAGATTGTGGACCACTTGAAGAGTTAGGACAATTTCTAAAATATGCTCACAATTCAAAAGGTATTTTAATAGCTGCAGGTGCAACAGCATATACAGATTTTGGTAAAAAGAACTTTCTAAAAAAAGGTGATGAGATTTTTGTATATGTTTATAATGCTCATGCTCATAGTTTTCAAGATATTATGAATGATATGTGTGGAATGGATACATTTTTAGGGCAGTGTTCAAAACTTCACCAAATAGTAAAGTAG
- a CDS encoding DUF438 domain-containing protein — MISDLTNNIEQFPQGHPVRVYLEENILIKELFSELFKTDPEKDYQKFYNIFNQICEVEKHFARKENQLFPYLEKYGWTGPSQGMWSFHDDIRAIIKDTRACIEAKEFENIIEKTTNVYNNLIHLINVEENRLLPNALQLLKDEDWEEFYEGDSEIGWMFTTPPPRYPEILEKKSEDINNEPEYIHPSMDKKRRKLPFSLEGRHHYDEGYLTPEQVNFIFKFLPVDITYVDENDRVIFYNRGDERVFPRSAGIIGREVKFCHPPKSVDQVLKILEEFKAGRQDVADFWITFKGKFVHIRYFAIRDEQKNYRGVIEMSQDVTDIRALQGEKRLLDWE, encoded by the coding sequence ATGATAAGTGATTTAACTAATAATATAGAACAATTCCCACAAGGACATCCTGTACGTGTATATTTAGAAGAAAATATTTTAATAAAAGAGCTATTTTCTGAGCTTTTTAAAACAGACCCAGAAAAGGATTATCAAAAGTTTTATAATATTTTTAACCAAATTTGTGAAGTTGAAAAACACTTTGCAAGAAAAGAGAACCAACTTTTTCCTTATCTTGAAAAATATGGTTGGACTGGTCCTTCTCAAGGAATGTGGTCTTTTCATGATGATATAAGAGCAATAATCAAGGATACAAGAGCCTGTATTGAAGCAAAAGAGTTTGAAAATATTATAGAGAAAACTACAAATGTATATAATAATTTAATACACTTAATAAATGTAGAAGAGAATAGATTACTTCCAAATGCTTTACAACTCTTAAAAGATGAAGATTGGGAAGAGTTTTATGAAGGTGATAGTGAAATTGGTTGGATGTTTACAACACCGCCTCCTAGATATCCAGAAATTTTAGAAAAAAAGAGTGAAGATATAAATAATGAGCCTGAATATATTCACCCTAGTATGGATAAAAAAAGACGAAAACTTCCATTTTCTCTTGAAGGGCGACATCACTATGATGAGGGGTATTTAACTCCTGAGCAGGTAAATTTTATATTTAAGTTTCTACCTGTTGATATTACTTATGTAGATGAGAATGATAGAGTAATCTTTTATAACCGTGGAGATGAAAGAGTTTTTCCTCGAAGTGCTGGAATAATTGGAAGAGAAGTTAAATTTTGCCATCCACCAAAAAGTGTAGATCAGGTTTTAAAAATTCTTGAAGAGTTTAAAGCAGGTAGGCAAGACGTGGCTGATTTTTGGATTACGTTTAAAGGAAAATTTGTACATATTAGATATTTTGCCATAAGAGATGAGCAGAAAAACTATAGAGGTGTTATAGAGATGAGTCAAGATGTTACAGATATAAGAGCATTACAAGGAGAGAAACGACTTTTAGATTGGGAGTAG